In Deltaproteobacteria bacterium, a single window of DNA contains:
- the rplM gene encoding 50S ribosomal protein L13, translated as MKTVSAKKNEVKRKWFVVDADGKVLGRMATKIASVLRGKHKVEYTPHTDTGDFVIVVNASKVKLTGNKENDKMYYHHTGWQGHLNSASASTVRAKHPERIIEAAVKGMLPRGTLGRAMLKKLKVYGEGEHPHKAQLPEVMPL; from the coding sequence ATGAAGACGGTAAGTGCAAAAAAGAACGAAGTAAAACGAAAATGGTTTGTGGTTGATGCCGATGGCAAAGTGCTTGGCCGTATGGCTACTAAAATTGCCTCGGTTCTTCGTGGCAAGCATAAAGTTGAGTATACTCCGCATACAGATACCGGCGATTTTGTTATTGTCGTTAATGCCAGCAAAGTTAAGCTAACTGGCAATAAAGAAAATGACAAAATGTATTATCATCATACCGGTTGGCAGGGTCACTTAAATAGTGCTTCTGCATCGACAGTACGCGCGAAACACCCTGAACGAATCATTGAGGCAGCAGTCAAAGGTATGTTGCCCCGTGGTACGTTAGGTCGCGCTATGCTTAAAAAATTAAAAGTTTATGGTGAGGGTGAGCACCCGCATAAGGCGCAGCTACCCGAAGTAATGCCATTATAA
- a CDS encoding PIN domain-containing protein — protein MPTYFDSSVVISLIANDTYSQKAFELWHNEYNRVSSNLLVIECYTVLRRLTEMHSMQSTIFFTRLNEIIEEISLKDVDNDIIEIVKQTPELSDCHSLDTVHVATAQYFASFSDEPFYLATFDERMLKAATAVGLQTV, from the coding sequence ATGCCAACCTATTTTGACTCGAGCGTAGTTATTTCGCTTATTGCCAATGATACATATTCACAAAAAGCTTTTGAACTGTGGCACAATGAATATAATCGTGTATCTTCAAATTTATTAGTAATCGAGTGTTATACAGTTTTACGAAGACTTACTGAAATGCATTCTATGCAATCAACTATCTTTTTTACTCGCTTAAACGAAATTATCGAAGAAATATCTTTAAAAGATGTAGATAACGACATAATTGAAATAGTTAAGCAAACTCCAGAATTATCTGATTGCCATTCTCTCGATACTGTTCATGTTGCTACAGCTCAATATTTTGCATCCTTCTCTGATGAACCTTTTTATTTAGCAACATTTGATGAACGCATGCTAAAAGCTGCGACTGCTGTTGGCTTACAAACTGTTTAA
- the rpsI gene encoding 30S ribosomal protein S9, which translates to MAAQAEIWYGTGRRKEATARVRLKTGSGEITVNDRPVDDYFGRGTLKMILMQPLEIVDQRGKVDVIVRVDGGGLSGQAGAIRHGLTRALIDMSPDYRSQLKKAGFVTRDPRAVERKKYGRPGARKRFQFSKR; encoded by the coding sequence ATGGCAGCTCAGGCAGAAATTTGGTACGGCACTGGCCGACGTAAAGAAGCAACCGCGCGTGTACGCCTCAAAACAGGTTCTGGCGAAATAACGGTTAACGATCGCCCGGTTGATGATTATTTTGGTCGTGGCACGTTAAAGATGATTTTAATGCAACCCCTTGAGATCGTTGATCAACGTGGCAAAGTAGACGTTATCGTCAGAGTCGATGGTGGCGGTTTATCAGGTCAAGCTGGCGCTATTCGACATGGGCTGACCAGAGCACTTATCGATATGAGCCCTGATTATCGTTCGCAACTCAAAAAAGCCGGTTTTGTTACCCGCGACCCACGTGCGGTTGAACGTAAAAAATATGGCCGTCCTGGTGCTCGTAAGCGTTTCCAATTCTCCAAACGCTAA